In Fluviicola taffensis DSM 16823, the following are encoded in one genomic region:
- a CDS encoding DMT family transporter — translation MFQKYKYHLLMHLIIFMWGFTGILGKLIHIEAQYLVWHRILIAFISLLIGLYLLKMPMRIHNRKAMLKVFGTGIIVALHWITFYTSIKLSTASLGILCLSTATLHVTWIEPLVFKKKFSWVEFLFGSLVIFGIYFVSSDFDEKQYFALALGLISALCAGFFSVFNAKLAEEVPSSAITLHEMGIGLVFLSGMLLYNGKLDSNLFKMSGSDFAWLIFLGVCCTSFAFIATIEVMKRLGAFTVSLSINLEPVYTILLAIPILHEDELLNGNFYAGSAMIILVVIANAIYKSKMRERELKKTNT, via the coding sequence ATGTTCCAAAAATACAAGTATCATTTGCTCATGCACCTCATCATTTTCATGTGGGGATTCACTGGGATTTTGGGCAAACTCATTCACATTGAAGCACAATATTTAGTTTGGCATCGTATTCTAATTGCTTTCATTTCCTTGCTAATTGGGTTGTACCTGTTGAAAATGCCGATGAGGATTCACAACCGAAAAGCCATGCTAAAGGTTTTTGGAACTGGAATTATCGTGGCTCTTCATTGGATTACATTTTATACTTCTATCAAACTTTCTACCGCTTCATTGGGAATCTTGTGTTTATCAACCGCAACTCTCCATGTGACTTGGATTGAGCCGCTAGTATTCAAAAAGAAGTTCTCTTGGGTCGAATTTTTATTCGGATCCTTAGTGATTTTCGGAATCTACTTTGTTTCTTCCGATTTCGACGAAAAACAATATTTCGCTTTGGCTTTAGGGTTGATTTCTGCATTATGTGCTGGGTTCTTTTCTGTCTTCAATGCTAAACTAGCTGAAGAAGTTCCTTCCTCCGCAATTACACTGCACGAAATGGGAATTGGATTGGTTTTCCTTTCAGGAATGCTACTATACAATGGAAAATTGGATAGTAATCTGTTTAAAATGTCGGGGAGCGATTTTGCGTGGTTGATTTTCTTGGGTGTTTGTTGTACTTCCTTTGCATTTATTGCGACTATTGAAGTAATGAAACGATTAGGCGCTTTTACGGTTTCACTGAGTATTAATTTGGAACCTGTTTATACGATTCTTCTGGCTATTCCGATTTTGCACGAAGATGAGTTGCTGAATGGGAATTTCTATGCTGGCTCCGCAATGATTATTTTGGTGGTAATTGCCAATGCGATTTATAAATCAAAAATGCGGGAGCGTGAATTGAAAAAAACAAACACTTAA
- the fbp gene encoding class 1 fructose-bisphosphatase — MSHIITLSDFIMERQAEFPGSSGELSRILNDISVASKIVSRDVRRAGLVDHILGAQGDVNIQGEEQQKLDVVADTQFIKVFESSGEICGIASEENDDFLAFTSERAKSGKYIVLFDPLDGSSNIDCNVSIGTIFSIYRRISEKGTPATLEDMLQKGTQQVAAGYVLYGSSTMLVYTTGHGVNGFTLDPSIGEFCLSHPNMRMPETGRIYAMNEGNIHECEQGIRDYVAFCQEVQEDGRPYSGRYIGSLVADFHRNLIKGGIYIYPVTNQSPQGKLRLLYECNPLAFVAEQAGGMATNGTDRVLDIQPRQLHQRCGFFTGSKQMMEKAIDCLEKARAK; from the coding sequence ATGTCACACATCATCACACTCAGCGATTTTATCATGGAACGTCAAGCGGAATTTCCAGGTTCTTCTGGAGAATTGTCGCGTATTTTGAACGATATTTCGGTTGCGTCAAAAATTGTTTCAAGAGATGTGAGACGTGCTGGATTGGTGGATCACATTTTAGGTGCTCAAGGTGATGTAAACATTCAAGGTGAAGAACAACAAAAATTAGATGTGGTTGCTGACACACAATTCATCAAAGTGTTTGAATCGAGTGGTGAAATTTGTGGAATTGCTTCGGAAGAAAACGATGACTTTTTAGCCTTTACTTCTGAGCGTGCTAAAAGTGGAAAATACATTGTGTTGTTTGATCCATTGGACGGTTCATCGAATATTGATTGCAATGTTTCTATCGGGACAATCTTCTCTATTTATCGCAGAATTTCTGAAAAAGGAACACCTGCTACCTTGGAAGATATGTTGCAAAAAGGAACCCAACAAGTCGCTGCTGGTTATGTATTGTATGGATCTTCTACCATGTTGGTTTACACAACTGGACACGGAGTAAACGGATTTACGTTGGATCCTTCTATTGGTGAATTTTGTTTGTCTCACCCCAATATGCGCATGCCAGAAACTGGGAGAATTTATGCGATGAATGAAGGAAATATTCACGAATGCGAACAAGGAATTAGAGATTACGTGGCATTTTGTCAAGAAGTTCAGGAAGACGGAAGACCATATTCAGGAAGATACATTGGTTCATTGGTGGCAGATTTCCATAGAAACTTAATCAAAGGAGGAATTTACATTTATCCGGTTACGAATCAAAGCCCGCAAGGAAAATTGCGATTATTGTATGAATGTAATCCACTGGCTTTCGTTGCAGAACAAGCAGGGGGAATGGCTACAAATGGTACAGATCGTGTTTTAGACATTCAACCAAGACAGTTGCATCAACGTTGTGGGTTCTTTACTGGATCGAAACAAATGATGGAAAAAGCAATTGATTGCTTGGAGAAAGCACGAGCGAAATAA
- a CDS encoding RNA polymerase sigma factor yields MNKLHHKQQSDEELMVQIMGHHSPFSAKQAESALVELHARYSKKLLGYFIKMLNKDVDLAQDFVQEIFLKLLEKKHLFDPDKKFYSWIFTIASNMCKTAYRHHGKTVSLHTETIHHSVLGESELEKNLFLKALQTSIDNLEHPHKTVFVLRYLEHFSLNEIAEITDCSLGTVKSRLFYATKKMTDQLKPYDPSFETTLFKMI; encoded by the coding sequence TTGAACAAGTTACATCATAAACAACAAAGCGACGAAGAGTTGATGGTTCAGATAATGGGCCATCACTCTCCTTTTTCCGCCAAGCAAGCAGAATCTGCATTGGTGGAATTGCATGCTCGCTATAGTAAAAAATTGTTGGGGTACTTTATTAAAATGTTGAATAAAGATGTGGATTTGGCGCAGGATTTTGTGCAAGAAATTTTCCTGAAACTGTTAGAAAAAAAGCATTTGTTTGATCCAGATAAAAAGTTCTATTCCTGGATTTTTACGATTGCATCCAACATGTGTAAAACCGCTTATCGACATCATGGAAAAACAGTTTCTCTACATACAGAAACCATCCATCATTCAGTATTGGGAGAAAGTGAACTGGAAAAAAACTTGTTCTTGAAAGCTTTACAAACAAGTATTGATAATCTGGAACACCCTCACAAAACGGTTTTCGTACTTCGGTATTTGGAACATTTTTCACTGAACGAAATTGCCGAAATAACCGATTGTTCCTTGGGAACGGTGAAGTCGCGTTTGTTTTATGCGACTAAAAAGATGACCGATCAGCTGAAACCTTACGACCCCAGTTTTGAAACAACCCTCTTTAAAATGATTTAA
- a CDS encoding DUF4382 domain-containing protein, with product MKTLFAAVIASACLFAFSTGCKKKVGESRMTVKMVDAPGDFQQVNVEVLQVQVHHDDQGWMDLPTNAGVYDLLTLQNDVSATLVNIGVLPAGHINQLRLILGDENTVMVDSLYYPLATPSAQQSGLKINLNTDFAPNSEYELVLDFDAEKSIVTQGNGSYSLKPVIKVLSINPL from the coding sequence ATGAAGACTTTATTCGCAGCGGTAATCGCTTCAGCATGTTTGTTCGCTTTCTCTACTGGCTGTAAGAAGAAAGTAGGAGAAAGTAGGATGACTGTAAAGATGGTGGATGCACCAGGAGATTTCCAACAAGTCAATGTAGAAGTACTGCAAGTACAAGTTCATCATGATGATCAGGGTTGGATGGATCTTCCAACAAACGCTGGAGTGTATGATTTGTTGACTTTACAAAATGATGTTTCTGCAACCTTGGTTAACATAGGTGTTTTGCCAGCTGGTCATATCAATCAACTTCGCTTAATCCTTGGCGACGAAAACACAGTAATGGTAGATAGCTTGTATTATCCATTAGCAACCCCATCTGCGCAACAATCTGGCTTAAAAATTAATTTAAACACGGACTTCGCTCCGAATAGTGAATACGAATTAGTTCTTGATTTCGATGCAGAGAAAAGTATCGTAACACAAGGAAATGGATCTTATTCGTTAAAACCAGTTATTAAAGTTTTATCGATCAATCCTCTTTAG